One Nocardia farcinica genomic region harbors:
- a CDS encoding bifunctional S-methyl-5-thioribose-1-phosphate isomerase/methylthioribulose 1-phosphate dehydratase, with translation MRRSVDWVDGEVHVVDQRALPGEYRIARLGTVEEVVAAIRTLTVRGAPAIGAAGALAVALSARAHGADLAAVRAEAEHIAAARPTAVNLAWAVRRVLARLPDGPAAVLAEALALLDEDERVDREMSARAADEVRALCGPGPVRVLTHCNTGRFATVGWGTALGTVRELARRGELDSVLAGETRPLLQGARLTAWELAEAGIPHRICVDSAGPGALAAGAVDCVLVGADRITALGDVANKIGTYPLALAAARAGVPFVVVAPESTVDESLTDPAAIVLEERDPAEVTTFAGVPVAPSGTAAYNPAFDVTPRDLVTAIVTERRTLRPALGFGVPAVAAQLYGRGWLDGTAGNLSVRLDADRALVTASGRSKGALTAADLITVDLTTGAALDAGARPSAETSIHAALYRAVPGCGAVVHAHPPAATTAATLLAAAGTVVFDDFEIVKGFGPRPAGPFTVPVLTNHAEVPRIAADLAARLTPDAVPAALIDRHGATTWGPDLETARNRMECLEMLCALQLRTGGDRS, from the coding sequence ATGCGACGTTCAGTGGACTGGGTCGACGGCGAGGTGCACGTCGTCGACCAGCGGGCGCTGCCGGGCGAGTACCGGATCGCGCGGCTGGGCACCGTCGAGGAGGTCGTCGCGGCGATCCGCACGCTCACCGTGCGCGGCGCGCCCGCCATCGGCGCCGCGGGCGCGCTGGCGGTGGCGTTGTCGGCGCGGGCGCACGGCGCCGATCTCGCCGCGGTGCGGGCCGAAGCCGAACACATCGCCGCGGCCCGGCCCACCGCGGTGAACCTGGCGTGGGCGGTGCGCCGGGTGCTGGCGCGGCTGCCGGACGGGCCCGCGGCCGTGCTGGCCGAGGCGCTGGCCCTGCTCGACGAGGACGAGCGTGTCGACCGGGAGATGTCGGCGCGGGCCGCCGACGAGGTGCGCGCGCTGTGCGGGCCGGGGCCGGTGCGGGTGCTCACGCACTGCAACACCGGGCGCTTCGCCACCGTCGGATGGGGGACCGCGCTCGGCACGGTGCGCGAGCTGGCCCGCCGCGGCGAGCTCGACTCGGTGCTCGCCGGGGAGACCCGGCCGCTGCTCCAAGGCGCCCGCCTGACGGCATGGGAACTCGCCGAAGCCGGTATCCCGCACCGGATCTGCGTGGACTCGGCGGGCCCGGGCGCGCTGGCCGCCGGCGCCGTCGACTGCGTGCTCGTCGGCGCCGACCGCATCACCGCGCTCGGCGATGTCGCCAACAAGATCGGCACCTACCCGCTGGCGCTGGCGGCGGCGCGCGCCGGGGTGCCGTTCGTGGTGGTGGCGCCGGAATCGACGGTGGACGAGTCGCTGACCGACCCGGCGGCGATCGTCCTCGAGGAGCGTGATCCGGCCGAGGTCACCACTTTCGCCGGCGTGCCCGTCGCGCCCTCGGGCACGGCCGCCTACAACCCGGCCTTCGACGTGACGCCGCGCGATCTGGTCACCGCGATCGTCACCGAACGCCGGACCCTGCGCCCGGCTCTCGGTTTCGGCGTGCCCGCGGTCGCGGCGCAGCTGTACGGGCGCGGCTGGCTGGACGGCACCGCGGGCAACCTCTCGGTGCGCCTGGACGCCGACCGGGCGCTGGTGACGGCCAGCGGACGCAGCAAGGGGGCGTTGACCGCCGCCGACCTGATCACCGTCGACCTGACCACCGGCGCCGCGCTCGACGCGGGCGCGCGGCCCTCCGCCGAGACCTCGATCCACGCCGCCCTCTACCGCGCCGTCCCCGGCTGCGGCGCGGTGGTGCACGCGCACCCACCGGCCGCGACCACCGCGGCCACGCTGCTGGCCGCCGCGGGCACAGTGGTGTTCGACGACTTCGAGATCGTCAAGGGTTTCGGTCCGCGCCCGGCCGGGCCGTTCACCGTGCCGGTGCTGACCAATCACGCCGAGGTGCCGCGCATCGCCGCCGACCTGGCGGCCCGGCTGACGCCGGACGCCGTGCCCGCGGCCCTGATCGACCGGCACGGCGCCACCACCTGGGGCCCGGACCTGGAGACCGCCCGCAACCGAATGGAGTGCCTGGAAATGCTGTGCGCCCTACAGCTCCGAACCGGAGGAGACCGGTCATGA